One Arthrobacter sp. StoSoilB19 DNA window includes the following coding sequences:
- the def gene encoding peptide deformylase: MTVLPITIWGEPVLHRRAAEVEVFDDELRTLIADMFETNEAAHGVGLAAPQIGVGKRIFVYKYANDDGAPPSGVLVNPVLTLSKVSGAAPDPDEEEEGCLSFPGEQYPLKRAEWARVEGFDGFGNPVKFEATGWFARVIQHEYDHLDGKLYVNRLIDRYSRKARKQAKKNGWGVPGLTWMPGVDPDPFGH, from the coding sequence ATGACCGTTCTGCCAATCACCATCTGGGGCGAGCCTGTCCTGCACCGGCGCGCGGCCGAGGTGGAGGTTTTCGACGACGAACTGCGCACCCTCATTGCCGACATGTTCGAAACCAACGAAGCCGCGCATGGCGTGGGCCTCGCCGCCCCGCAGATCGGCGTGGGCAAGAGAATCTTCGTTTACAAGTACGCCAACGACGATGGCGCTCCCCCAAGCGGTGTACTGGTGAATCCCGTGCTGACACTGTCCAAGGTCTCCGGCGCGGCGCCCGACCCCGACGAGGAGGAGGAGGGCTGTCTTTCCTTCCCCGGTGAGCAGTATCCGCTCAAGCGGGCCGAATGGGCCCGGGTGGAGGGGTTCGACGGCTTTGGAAACCCGGTGAAGTTTGAGGCAACGGGCTGGTTCGCCCGGGTAATCCAGCACGAATACGACCACCTGGACGGAAAGCTGTATGTCAACCGGCTGATTGACCGCTATTCCCGCAAAGCCAGGAAGCAGGCGAAGAAAAACGGGTGGGGCGTGCCGGGGTTGACGTGGATGCCCGGCGTGGACCCGGATCCGTTCGGCCACTGA
- a CDS encoding HNH endonuclease family protein → MTVHWAAYRRARRRSRQAWALLATATVCIVAALSWFFTAGQFAAAGPAPEGPTEAPVFDAAWMKPVQEPNPVPAGSALSALDGLAVKGRAPNTGYSREAFGPAWLDVDRNGCDTRNDILRRDLAGVMFAEGSTCKVTAGHFREPYTGQDVDFQRGSDSSRAVQIDHVVALGDAWQKGAQGLAPKERQSLANDPLNLIAADGAANQQKSAADAATWLPKNTALRCHYVARQISVKAAYGLWVTAAEKDAMKRVLGSCPRQETITAR, encoded by the coding sequence TTGACCGTCCACTGGGCTGCCTACCGCCGCGCACGCCGCCGTTCCCGGCAGGCCTGGGCGCTGCTGGCAACGGCCACAGTATGCATCGTCGCTGCCCTGTCGTGGTTCTTCACCGCAGGACAGTTTGCAGCCGCAGGGCCGGCGCCGGAGGGCCCGACCGAGGCGCCGGTCTTCGATGCCGCGTGGATGAAACCGGTGCAGGAACCAAACCCTGTACCGGCGGGCAGTGCCCTCTCTGCACTCGACGGCCTCGCCGTGAAGGGCCGGGCACCGAACACCGGCTACAGCCGCGAGGCCTTCGGCCCGGCGTGGCTGGATGTCGACAGGAACGGCTGCGATACCCGCAATGACATCCTGCGACGGGACCTTGCCGGCGTGATGTTCGCCGAAGGCTCCACCTGCAAGGTAACGGCCGGTCACTTCCGGGAACCCTATACAGGCCAGGACGTGGACTTCCAGCGCGGTTCAGACAGCAGCCGGGCTGTCCAGATCGACCATGTGGTGGCGCTCGGGGATGCCTGGCAGAAGGGGGCCCAGGGCCTGGCGCCCAAGGAACGCCAGAGCCTGGCCAACGACCCCCTGAACCTGATTGCCGCGGACGGCGCTGCCAACCAGCAGAAGAGCGCAGCGGACGCCGCCACGTGGCTGCCGAAGAACACCGCACTGCGCTGCCATTACGTGGCCCGCCAGATCTCTGTGAAGGCCGCCTACGGCCTGTGGGTGACGGCTGCCGAGAAGGACGCCATGAAGCGTGTCCTCGGCTCCTGCCCCCGGCAGGAAACCATCACTGCCCGCTGA
- a CDS encoding glyceraldehyde-3-phosphate dehydrogenase — MGREALAEAMIPVIGRLYRENNVVTSIHGRSLINKSTMNILKAHRFARRMSKDELLLEDTAPLLNTLAGLELGAAAIDIARLNQKFKEEGNGATLEEFLRAELAEIVGKRGGDDRTSTDVVLYGFGRIGRLLARLLIEKAGGGHGLRLRAIVVRRGSDNDLSKRASLLRRDSVHGSFEGTIRIDEDANTITANGVQIQVIYSNDPATIDYTAYGIKDALVVDNTGRWRDAEGLSQHLQSKGVARVLLTAPGKGELKNIVHGINHRDITDSDRIVSAASCTTNAITPVLKAINDKFGVVHGHVETVHSFTNDQNLIDNFHKGDRRGRSAALNMVITETGAAKAVAKALPELLGKLTGSSIRVPTPDVSLAILNLSLENGTTKDEVNNYLREMSLHSDLRKQIDYIDSPEVVSTDFVGSRRAGIVDGLATVSTDKNLVLYVWYDNEFGYSCQVVRVMEEMAGVNPPSFPAKESAAALAAIAV; from the coding sequence ATGGGCCGGGAGGCCCTCGCCGAGGCCATGATCCCGGTGATCGGCAGGCTGTACCGCGAAAACAACGTGGTCACCAGCATCCACGGCCGGAGCCTGATCAACAAGTCCACCATGAACATCCTCAAGGCGCACCGCTTTGCACGCCGGATGAGCAAGGACGAACTGCTCCTCGAGGACACCGCGCCCCTGCTGAACACGCTGGCCGGACTGGAGCTGGGCGCTGCCGCGATCGACATCGCCCGCCTGAACCAGAAGTTCAAGGAAGAAGGCAACGGCGCCACCCTGGAGGAGTTCCTCCGCGCTGAGCTCGCCGAAATCGTTGGCAAGCGGGGCGGCGATGACCGCACCAGCACCGACGTCGTGCTCTACGGCTTTGGCCGCATCGGCCGGCTCCTGGCCCGCCTCCTCATCGAAAAGGCCGGTGGCGGCCACGGACTGCGCCTGCGCGCCATTGTGGTGCGCCGCGGCTCCGACAACGACCTCTCCAAGCGCGCCAGCCTGCTGCGCCGCGACTCCGTCCACGGGTCCTTCGAGGGCACCATCCGGATCGACGAGGACGCCAACACCATCACCGCCAACGGCGTGCAGATCCAGGTCATCTACTCCAACGACCCCGCCACCATCGATTACACCGCCTACGGCATCAAGGATGCCCTGGTGGTGGATAACACCGGCCGCTGGCGCGACGCCGAGGGACTTTCCCAGCACCTGCAGAGCAAGGGCGTGGCGCGGGTCCTCCTGACCGCACCGGGCAAGGGCGAGCTGAAGAACATCGTCCACGGCATCAACCACCGGGACATCACCGACTCGGACCGGATCGTCTCCGCGGCGTCCTGCACCACCAACGCCATCACCCCCGTGCTGAAGGCCATCAACGACAAGTTCGGCGTGGTGCACGGGCACGTGGAAACCGTCCACTCCTTCACCAACGACCAGAACCTGATCGACAACTTCCACAAGGGCGACCGCCGCGGCCGCTCTGCAGCCCTGAACATGGTCATCACCGAAACCGGCGCCGCCAAGGCAGTGGCCAAAGCCCTGCCCGAACTGCTCGGAAAGCTGACCGGCAGCTCCATCCGCGTCCCCACCCCGGACGTATCGCTGGCCATCCTGAACCTCAGCCTTGAAAACGGCACCACCAAGGACGAGGTCAACAACTACCTCCGTGAAATGTCGCTGCACTCGGACCTCCGCAAGCAGATCGACTACATCGACTCACCCGAGGTTGTCTCCACCGACTTTGTCGGCTCCCGCCGCGCCGGCATTGTTGATGGACTCGCTACGGTCTCCACGGACAAGAACCTGGTCCTCTACGTCTGGTACGACAACGAATTTGGCTACAGCTGCCAGGTGGTGCGCGTTATGGAGGAAATGGCCGGCGTGAACCCGCCGTCGTTCCCCGCCAAGGAAAGCGCCGCCGCCCTGGCCGCCATCGCGGTCTGA
- a CDS encoding TspO/MBR family protein has product MPVIPDPRPAARAGVPGIRSQVIALGGFLALSAAAWVIASVPIILNSNGWYAGSVKAPWMPPPWMFRSTWMALYTGVAAAAWLVWRKGGLTGSTRAGYIVQLLLNAAWPAAFFALYPMLGAAALWAAFGVICALAGTLVFLILRFGPVDAAAGLLVLPYFSWLVFSASLNLYSAVHN; this is encoded by the coding sequence GTGCCCGTTATTCCTGATCCCCGTCCCGCCGCCCGGGCCGGCGTCCCCGGCATCCGTTCCCAGGTCATTGCGCTTGGCGGGTTCCTGGCGCTGTCCGCCGCGGCGTGGGTCATCGCTTCGGTTCCCATCATCCTGAATTCCAACGGGTGGTACGCCGGTTCGGTGAAGGCGCCGTGGATGCCGCCGCCGTGGATGTTCCGGAGCACCTGGATGGCGCTGTACACCGGCGTGGCGGCAGCCGCGTGGCTGGTCTGGCGCAAGGGCGGCCTGACCGGGAGCACCCGTGCAGGCTACATTGTCCAGCTGCTGCTCAACGCGGCGTGGCCGGCGGCCTTTTTTGCCCTGTACCCAATGCTCGGAGCTGCCGCCCTTTGGGCTGCGTTCGGGGTTATCTGCGCACTCGCCGGAACCTTGGTATTCCTGATCCTGCGCTTCGGGCCGGTGGACGCCGCCGCCGGCCTCCTGGTGCTGCCGTACTTTTCCTGGCTTGTCTTTTCCGCCAGCCTGAACCTCTACTCAGCCGTCCACAACTGA